Proteins from a single region of Flaviflexus salsibiostraticola:
- a CDS encoding glycosyltransferase, whose product MKISMISEHASPLATVGGVDAGAQNVHVAALAQALGERGHDVTIFARRDRADLPETVAFAEGVRVVNVAAGPADSISKDDMLPFMPALGQGIAAYWGQHPDTIPDVVHTHFWMSGLAGREALDQAGLSVPLVHTFHALGTVKRRHQGALDTSPPDRVHLEPQVGLDSTHIIATCNDEVRELEAMGIDAGKTTVVPSGVDLRLFRADVTPEATNGARRIVSVGRLVARKGMDLGISALAHLVRRGYDDVELHIIGGGSSGDLSGDNEAMRLTEVAEELGVADRVFLRGHVPRADMPAIFRSASLVACTPWYEPFGIVPLEAMACGVPVVAAKVGGLADTVVDGLTGLLVPPHAPEAIATAAALLLDNPGLASELGRHGITRARERYAWPQVARDTEQVYERLCAEKDIEVGSPVDDFVEFDRIERARRRDRALKDEETRIRLAARVEEARARQVRLRGAGEDIRVRRTQL is encoded by the coding sequence ATGAAGATCTCGATGATATCGGAGCACGCCAGCCCGCTTGCCACAGTGGGCGGGGTCGATGCAGGAGCCCAGAACGTCCACGTGGCGGCGCTCGCCCAAGCCCTCGGCGAACGCGGCCACGACGTCACTATCTTCGCGCGGCGCGATCGGGCAGACCTACCCGAGACAGTCGCCTTCGCCGAGGGGGTGCGGGTAGTCAACGTTGCCGCCGGCCCCGCCGATTCCATCTCGAAGGACGACATGCTTCCCTTCATGCCCGCCCTCGGCCAGGGAATCGCCGCCTACTGGGGTCAGCATCCTGACACCATCCCCGACGTCGTCCACACTCACTTCTGGATGTCGGGCCTCGCGGGTCGCGAGGCGCTGGACCAGGCCGGACTCAGCGTCCCCCTCGTCCACACGTTCCACGCGCTGGGCACGGTCAAGCGGCGCCACCAGGGCGCGCTCGACACGAGCCCGCCCGATCGCGTCCACCTCGAACCCCAGGTCGGGCTCGACTCGACCCACATCATCGCGACCTGCAACGACGAGGTGCGGGAGCTTGAGGCGATGGGCATCGACGCCGGCAAGACGACCGTCGTCCCGAGCGGCGTCGACTTAAGGCTGTTCCGGGCAGATGTCACTCCGGAGGCGACGAATGGCGCCCGCCGCATCGTCTCCGTTGGCCGGCTCGTCGCCCGCAAGGGGATGGATCTCGGCATCAGCGCCCTCGCCCACCTTGTCCGCCGTGGGTATGACGATGTCGAGCTGCACATCATAGGCGGCGGATCCTCCGGCGACCTGAGCGGCGACAATGAGGCGATGCGCCTGACGGAGGTGGCAGAGGAGCTCGGCGTCGCCGACCGCGTCTTCCTGCGCGGCCACGTCCCGCGGGCAGACATGCCCGCCATCTTCCGCAGCGCCTCGCTCGTCGCCTGCACGCCCTGGTATGAGCCCTTCGGCATCGTCCCCCTCGAGGCGATGGCGTGCGGTGTCCCGGTCGTCGCCGCCAAGGTCGGCGGTCTCGCCGACACGGTGGTCGACGGACTGACGGGTCTGCTCGTGCCGCCGCACGCGCCCGAGGCCATCGCCACCGCAGCGGCCCTTCTCCTCGACAATCCCGGCCTTGCGAGCGAACTCGGTCGGCACGGCATCACCCGAGCCCGCGAGCGGTACGCGTGGCCGCAGGTCGCACGCGACACCGAGCAGGTCTACGAGAGGCTCTGTGCGGAGAAGGACATAGAAGTCGGCTCCCCGGTCGACGATTTCGTCGAGTTCGATCGTATCGAGCGAGCGCGAAGACGGGACCGTGCGCTCAAGGACGAGGAGACGAGAATCCGCCTCGCCGCCCGCGTCGAGGAGGCCCGCGCCCGCCAGGTGCGCCTGCGGGGCGCCGGCGAGGACATCCGCGTTAGGCGCACCCAGCTGTAG
- a CDS encoding NAD-dependent epimerase/dehydratase family protein produces MRVAVVGATGNAGTSVLRALKKKDEVDSILGIARRMPDMDAEPYVGCEWESIDVGAAIHEEDALDRLREAFQGVDTVIHLAWLIQPNDERDLLRRVNVHGTAHVAQAAVEAGVKHLIVASSVAAYSPDSEQAVRDEEWPTEGIQTSHYSVDKAAQERVLDDFSAAYPNITVTRIRPALIFQAPAASEIQRYFLGTHVPVQALDKMTPPVLPLPKGLSGVQAVHADDIGEAYALAAVKRAGGAFNICADDILTPQDLADIVGQGRYVHLPAGLVRAAIAGSHKTNMVAMDAGWIDMALSVPMMDNSRAKTELGWHPTHSAADALRELIAAMIKGEGGDSVPLRPRDRDYSTVPGMRTTVGEGASEETPSGDEDVSLRGDAPQGEFGRGASGISDRVTKDLIELYLSDHLTGATAGTERIERMEKDFVDTPVYPQISQVADKIRRERALLQQIIHDLGFKQKPYRQAAAWVGEHVGRLKLNNRVLSRSPMTLVLEAELMRSAVVGKLGGWQVLHDNAEDLGLDPNIFASLEEDVWEQVRALDEVHEYARGRAFRDDVPTFSPEGSEGDERHEE; encoded by the coding sequence ATGCGAGTCGCAGTTGTTGGAGCAACCGGAAACGCCGGCACATCCGTGCTCAGGGCGCTGAAGAAGAAGGACGAGGTCGATTCGATCCTCGGCATCGCCCGCCGCATGCCGGACATGGACGCGGAACCCTATGTCGGGTGCGAGTGGGAGTCGATTGATGTCGGCGCCGCCATTCATGAGGAGGATGCGCTCGACCGGCTGCGGGAGGCCTTCCAAGGTGTCGACACCGTCATCCACCTCGCGTGGCTCATCCAGCCGAACGACGAGCGGGACCTGCTTCGCAGGGTCAATGTGCACGGCACCGCTCATGTCGCCCAGGCCGCCGTCGAGGCGGGCGTCAAGCACCTCATTGTCGCCTCCTCCGTCGCCGCCTACTCGCCCGATTCCGAGCAGGCTGTGCGCGACGAGGAGTGGCCGACCGAGGGCATTCAGACCTCCCATTACAGCGTCGACAAGGCGGCGCAGGAGCGCGTGCTCGATGACTTCTCGGCCGCCTACCCGAACATCACCGTTACCCGAATCCGCCCCGCCCTCATCTTCCAGGCCCCGGCCGCCTCGGAGATCCAGCGCTACTTCCTCGGCACCCATGTCCCCGTCCAGGCGCTCGACAAGATGACACCGCCCGTGCTGCCGCTGCCGAAGGGCCTGTCAGGAGTGCAGGCCGTCCACGCGGACGACATCGGCGAGGCCTACGCGCTCGCTGCCGTCAAGCGGGCCGGCGGTGCGTTCAACATCTGCGCGGACGATATTCTCACCCCGCAGGATCTCGCCGACATCGTCGGCCAGGGCCGCTACGTGCATCTTCCCGCGGGCCTCGTTCGCGCCGCGATCGCGGGCAGCCACAAGACGAACATGGTGGCGATGGACGCGGGCTGGATCGACATGGCGCTGTCTGTGCCGATGATGGACAACAGCCGCGCCAAGACCGAACTCGGCTGGCATCCGACCCACTCCGCGGCCGACGCGCTCCGCGAACTCATCGCCGCCATGATCAAGGGCGAGGGCGGCGACTCCGTCCCGCTGCGGCCCCGCGATCGCGATTACTCGACCGTGCCGGGCATGCGCACAACCGTCGGTGAGGGCGCCTCGGAGGAGACACCGAGTGGGGATGAGGATGTGTCGCTTCGGGGAGATGCTCCCCAGGGCGAGTTCGGCCGCGGCGCGTCCGGGATCTCCGACCGGGTAACGAAGGACCTCATCGAGCTCTACCTCTCCGATCACCTGACGGGTGCGACGGCGGGGACGGAGCGGATCGAGCGGATGGAGAAGGACTTCGTCGACACCCCCGTTTATCCGCAGATCTCCCAGGTGGCGGACAAGATCCGCCGCGAGCGCGCCCTGCTCCAGCAGATCATCCACGATCTCGGGTTCAAGCAGAAGCCCTACCGCCAGGCGGCCGCCTGGGTGGGCGAGCACGTGGGCCGACTCAAGCTCAACAATCGTGTCCTGTCCCGCTCCCCCATGACGCTCGTCCTCGAGGCGGAGCTCATGCGCTCAGCCGTCGTCGGCAAGCTCGGCGGCTGGCAGGTGCTCCACGACAACGCGGAGGATCTCGGCCTGGACCCGAACATCTTCGCAAGCCTCGAGGAGGATGTGTGGGAGCAGGTCAGAGCGCTGGACGAGGTGCACGAGTATGCTCGAGGCAGAGCTTTCCGGGACGACGTGCCGACGTTCTCCCCGGAGGGTTCTGAAGGAGATGAGCGACATGAGGAGTGA